In Pseudomonas coleopterorum, the genomic window CCAGCCCGGGGGCCGAGCCTATGTCTACCGCGACCAGGGCTTCACCTTCGATGCCGGCCCGACGGTGATCACCGACCCCACGGCCATCGAAGAGCTGTTCACCCTCAGTGGCAAGCGCATGGCCGACTACGTCGACCTGCTGCCGGTCAAGCCGTTCTACCGCCTGTGCTGGGAAGACGGCACGAAGTTCGACTATGCCAACGATCAGGCCGAACTGGACCGCCAGATCCATGCCCTGAACCCACCGGACGTGGCCGGCTACCAGCGCTTCCTGGCCTACTCCCAGGCGGTGTTCAAGGAAGGCTACCTCAAGCTGGGTGCGGTACCGTTCCTGTCGTTTCGCGACATGCTTCAGGCCGGACCGCAACTGGCACGCCTGCAGGCCTGGCGCAGCGTGTATTCGATGGTGTCGAGCTTCATCGAACACGACCAGTTGCGCCAGGCGTTCTCGTTTCACTCCTTGCTGGTGGGCGGCAACCCGTTTGCCACCTCTTCGATCTACACCTTGATCCATGCGCTGGAGCGCGAATGGGGTGTGTGGTTTCCCAAGGGCGGGACGGGGGCGCTGGTGCAAGGCATGGTGAAGCTGTTCCAGGATCTGGGCGGCACCCTGGAGTTGAATGCGGAAGTGGCCGGCATCGACGTCGAGAACGATCGGGCCACGGCCGTGCATGCCCGTGACGGTCGCAGCTGGCGCGCCGATTGCCTGGCCTCCAACGCCGACGTGGTGCACACCTACGCCGACCTGCTGGGTAAACACCCGCGCGGTCGACGCGAGGGCAAGCGTCTCAAGGGCAAGCGTTTCAGCAACTCGCTGTTCGTCATCCATTTCGGCCTCAAACGCCCGCAGCCGCAGTTGCAGCACCACACGGTGTGCTTCGGGGCGCGCTATCAGGCGCTGATCCACGAAATCTTCAACGGCGCCGAACTGGCCTCGGACTTCTCGCTGTACCTGCACGCCCCCTGTGTGACGGATCCCAGCCTGGCGCCGCCGGGCTGTTCCAGCCACTACGTGTTGTCGCCGGTACCGCACCTGGGCAACGCCGCCATCGACTGGTCGGTGCAGGGGCCGCTGTATCGCGACCGCATTTTCGAATACCTGGAAGAGCACTACATTCCTGGCCTGCGCGAAGACCTGGTGACCTGCCGTATCTTCACCCCGGATGATTTCCAGACCGAACTCAATGCGCACCTGGGCTCGGCGTTTTCCCTGGAGCCGGTGCTGCAGCAGAGTGCCTGGTTCCGCCCGCACAACCGCGACGCGCAGTTGAACAACGTC contains:
- a CDS encoding phytoene desaturase, giving the protein MNPAKTAIVIGAGFGGLALAIRLQAAGIHTTLLEKRDQPGGRAYVYRDQGFTFDAGPTVITDPTAIEELFTLSGKRMADYVDLLPVKPFYRLCWEDGTKFDYANDQAELDRQIHALNPPDVAGYQRFLAYSQAVFKEGYLKLGAVPFLSFRDMLQAGPQLARLQAWRSVYSMVSSFIEHDQLRQAFSFHSLLVGGNPFATSSIYTLIHALEREWGVWFPKGGTGALVQGMVKLFQDLGGTLELNAEVAGIDVENDRATAVHARDGRSWRADCLASNADVVHTYADLLGKHPRGRREGKRLKGKRFSNSLFVIHFGLKRPQPQLQHHTVCFGARYQALIHEIFNGAELASDFSLYLHAPCVTDPSLAPPGCSSHYVLSPVPHLGNAAIDWSVQGPLYRDRIFEYLEEHYIPGLREDLVTCRIFTPDDFQTELNAHLGSAFSLEPVLQQSAWFRPHNRDAQLNNVYLVGAGTHPGAGVPGVIGSAKATAGLMIADLHP